A stretch of the Macaca mulatta isolate MMU2019108-1 chromosome 14, T2T-MMU8v2.0, whole genome shotgun sequence genome encodes the following:
- the LOC100429054 gene encoding LOW QUALITY PROTEIN: olfactory receptor 4S1 (The sequence of the model RefSeq protein was modified relative to this genomic sequence to represent the inferred CDS: deleted 1 base in 1 codon), whose amino-acid sequence MGAKNNVTEFVLFGLFESREMQHACFAVFFLFHVLTVLGNLLVIITINASKTLKSPMYFFLSHLSFADVCYPSATIPKMIADTFVEHKMLHSFNGCMTQLFSAHFFGGTEIFLLTAMAYDRYVAICRPLHYTAIMDRRKCGLLAGASWLAGFLHSILQTLLTVQLPFCGPNEIDNFFCDVHPLLKLACADTYMVGLIVVANSGMISLVSFFILLISYVIILLKLRNQSSEGRRKALSTCGSHIITVLLVLMPPMFMYIRPSTPLAADKLIILFNIVMPPLLNPLIYTLRNNEVKNAMRKLFSIKKNLGEK is encoded by the exons ATGGGTGCCAAGAACAACGTGACTGAGTTTGTTTTATTTGGCCTTTTTGAGAGCAGAGAGATGCAGCATGCATGCTTTGCGGTATTCTTCCTCTTTCATGTGCTCACTGTCCTGGGGAACCTTCTGGTTATCATCACCATCAATGCTAGCAAGACTCTGAAGTCTCCCATGTATTTCTTCCTGAGCCACTTGTCTTTTGCTGACGTATGTTATCCATCTGCTACCATACCCAAGATGATTGCTGACACTTTTGTGGAGCATAAGATGCTTCAC TCCTTCAATGGCTGCATGACCCAGCTCTTTTCTGCCCACTTCTTTGGTGGCACTGAGATCTTCCTCCTTACAGCCATGGCTTATGACCGCTATGTGGCCATCTGTAGGCCCCTGCACTACACAGCCATCATGGATCGCCGGAAGTGTGGCCTGCTAGCGGGGGCCTCCTGGTTAGCTGGCTTCCTGCATTCCATCCTGCAGACCCTCCTCACGGTTCAGCTGCCTTTTTGTGGGCCCAATGAGATAGACAACTTCTTCTGTGATGTTCATCCCCTGCTCAAGTTGGCCTGTGCAGACACCTACATGGTGGGTCTCATTGTGGTGGCCAACAGTGGTATGATTTCTTTAGTCTCCTTCTTTATCCTTCTCATTTCCTATGTTATCATCTTACTGAAGCTAAGAAACCAGTCATCTGAGGGCCGGCGTAAGGCTCTCTCCACGTGTGGCTCACACATAATCACTGTCCTTTTGGTTCTCATGCCCCCCATGTTCATGTACATTCGTCCCTCCACCCCCCTGGCTGCTGACAAACTTATCATCCTCTTTAACATTGTGATGCCACCTTTGCTGAACCCTTTGATCTATACGCTAAGGAACAATGAGGTGAAAAATGCCATGAGGAAGCTGTTTAGCATCAAGAAGAACTTAGGGGAGAAGTGA